A part of Capsicum annuum cultivar UCD-10X-F1 chromosome 6, UCD10Xv1.1, whole genome shotgun sequence genomic DNA contains:
- the LOC107873122 gene encoding UDP-xylose transporter 1 produces the protein MGEKTSFQLGVVGALFLSVASSVSIVICNKALMSNLGFPFATTLTSWHLMVTFVALHVALRFNFFENKPIDMKTVILFGILNGVSIGFLNLSLGFNSIGFYQMTKLAIIPFTVLLETIFLKKQFSRNIKFSLLILLLGVGIASITDLQLNFVGTILSLLAIVTTCVGQILTNTIQKRLNISSTQLLYQSAPFQAAILFVTGPMVDQFLTKKNVFAHKYSNVVLGFILLSCLIAVSVNFSTFLVIGKTSPVTYQVLGHLKTCLVLGFGYTLLHDPFTSRNIVGILVAIVGMGLYSFFCTHETKRKQLGDHSSTPQVREKDSSTPLLAGKDGYQDKENHESKKLSKISLV, from the exons ATGGGTGAGAAGACAAGCTTCCAGTTGGGGGTGGTGGGAGCATTGTTTCTCTCAGTGGCATCCTCAGTATCCATTGTTATTTGCAACAAAGCTTTGATGAGCAATCTTGGTTTCCCATTTG CAACAACATTGACAAGTTGGCATCTGATGGTGACATTTGTTGCACTGCATGTGGCACTAAGATTCAATTTCTTTGAGAACAAACCCATTGACATGAAGACTGTGATTCTGTTTGGCATCTTAAATGGCGTTTCCATTGGCTTTCTCAATCTCAGCCTCGGTTTTAACTCTATTGGCTTTTACCAG ATGACAAAGTTAGCAATTATACCTTTCACTGTACTTTTAGAAACcattttcttgaaaaaacaaTTCAG CCGGAATATCAAATTCTCTCTGTTGATTCTGCTGCTCGGAGTCGGCATCGCCTCCATTACCGATCTTCAGCTCAATTTTGTTGGCACAATCCTCTCTCTACTAGCAATTGTTACAACTTGTGTTGGACAAATT CTCACCAATACGATTCAGAAGAGACTCAACATCTCCTCTACACAACTGTTGTACCAATCAGCCCCTTTCCAAGCAGCTATTCTATTTGTGACAGGGCCTATGGTGGATCAATTCCTTACTAAAAAGAATGTTTTTGCTCACAAGTATTCTAATGTTGTGTTG GGATTCATATTGTTGTCGTGCTTGATTGCTGTGTCAGTGAATTTCAGCACATTTTTGGTGATTGGGAAGACATCACCCGTGACATATCAAGTGCTTGGCCACTTGAAAACATGCCTTGTTCTTGGATTTGGCTATACACTGCTGCATGATCCCTTCACATCAAGAAACATTGTTGGAATACTAGTTGCCATTGTTGGCATGGgattgtattcttttttttgcACACATGAAACTAAAAGGAAACAGCTTGGAGATCATTCTTCCACTCCTCAG GTCAGAGAAAAAGATTCTAGTACGCCACTTCTAGCTGGGAAGGATGGTTATCAAGATAAGGAAAATCATGAATCCAAGAAGTTATCCAAGATCTCCCTTGTttaa